The Synechococcus sp. M16.1 genome includes the window GCCGAGTGGTTCTGAACCCTTCCGATTCCAAAGCACCAGCAACCCTGCGCTGGTTCGTGGCCATCACCCCCCTCGCGGGGGCGATGGTCTTTCCATTGGTGGTGCCTTTGGTGATGGCCCGGGTGGGCATCGGAGCCGGTGTGGGCGTCGCCCTTGTTCTGAGTGGACTTTGGTTTGTGGCGATGCTGAAGACATCGGAGATGCCCCACTGAAAATCGGGGAACTCTGATCAAGGCAAGGTCTTGGTCTCGATGTTGAAGAACACGCTGGGTTGGATGGCAGCGGCTCCTGTCTGCGGAGGTTGCAGCCAGCCGGGATCGATCGTGGGCATGGCTCCGGCAGAACTGCCGATGCCCAAGCAGATCGATGTGGTCTTCAATCACAACGCCAGATCGCGCTACCGCTCACCCCTGACAGGGGAGTAGCGCAATGGTGACGACATGGAGGCATGGCTGATTGAAGCCATTGATGGCGCCACCGAGGAGGTGCTGGTGGCCGTTCAGGAGCTGAGCCTGCCAAGGGTTGCCCAGGCCCTGATCGCGGCAAAACACCGCGGTGTTCTTGTTCAGGTGATCCTCGAGAACAACTACCGGCAGGCCTGGAGTCAGCAACGACCCAGCCGGTTGAACCAACGGGAACGACAGCGCTGGCATCAGTTAAACCGCCTGGCCGACAGCGATCGGAACGGCACCACCACTGCCGACGAAGTCTTCCAAGGTGATGCCGTGGCGCTACTCCAAGCAGCGAACATTCCACTGATTGACGACACCGAAGACGGCAGCAGCGGCAGCGGCCTGATGCACCACAAGTTGCTGGTGATCGACCAAACAACAGTGATTACAGGCAGCGCCAATCTCACCAGTTCTGGCCTTCACGGTGATGCGGGCCGGCCGTCCAGTCGCGGCAATGTGAATCACCTGCTGCGGGTCAACAGCCCTGAGCTAGCCCTGGTGTTCCGTCAGGAATTCACCCAGATGAGGGGCGATGGTCCCGGCGGCAAGCAGGACAGTCGCTTTGGCCTGCAGAAGGCAAAAGGGAGCGTGCAAACCGTGAAGGTGGGCGACATCCGTATGGATGTGCTGTTTTCACCGCATCCCAGGAGGGACAGCAATCACGGGCTCAACTTGTTGGCAGAGCAGCTGAAAGCCGCAAAGAAGAGCCTTGATATGGCCCTGTTTGTGTTCTCCGCTCAGCAACTCACCAACGTGCTAAGGGAACAGATGAAGCGAGGCATTGAAATACGGCTGGTCGCCGATCCTGGGTTTGCGAGCCGCCCATTCTCTGAAGTGCTCGATCTGCTGGGGGTCAGCCTTCCAGATCACACCTGCAAGGTGGAGGCTGGCAATCAGCCGCTGGAGCAAGCACTTCAAGGCGTCGGCACCCCCCGCCTTGCCCGTGGCGACAAACTCCACCACAAATTTGCCGTAATCGACAAGAAAAGAGTGATCACAGGATCCTTCAACTGGTCGCCTTCAGCAGCACACACCAACGATGAAACCCTGCTGGTGATCCACTCACCGCAACTCGCCAAACACTTCACCCGAGAAATGGATCGACTTTGGGAGAGCGCTGAACTGGGGATCACACCGCACATCCAACGCAAACTTGAGCATCAAAAGATTCGATGCGGAGATGGAGTGGAGAGGGGCTGAGAGGATGGGGGAGTGGCTTGAGAGGTGACTTAAGATGCAGGAAAGAACGAGCTGATGATGGCGGGATTTGGGAATAGTAATCCAAACACAAAAAAACAAAAGATTCCTAAAAATGGGCCTCAACTTCTGGAAGCTGCGATCGGAGCCCATAAAACAGGTGACATCACAAAAGCAGAGGCGCTATATCTCAACGCCATAAATAGTGGCTTTCACCATGAAATAGCCTTCTCCAATCTTGGAATTATTTACAAAAATACTGGCAGAAAAGAAAAGGCACTAACTATATATAAACGGGCTGTCGCCAAAAATCCAAACTTCGCAGATGCCTACACAAATCTGGGGAATCTATACAAAGATCTCGGTAATCTAGATCAGGCGCTTACCTCCACTCTCAAATCACTCGAGCTCAATCCTGATAACCCAACTGCCCTCATAAACCTGGGCAGCATATACAAAGATCTCGGCAATCTAGATCGGGCTCTTGCCTCCACCCTCAAATCACTCGAGCTCAATCCTGATAACCCCAGTGCCCTCATGAACCTAGGCGGCATCTACAAAAACCTCGGCAACCTCGATCAGGCGCTTACATCCACTCTCAAATCACTCGAGCTCAATCCTGACAACCCCAGTGCCCACATGAACCTGGGCGGTATCTACAAAGATCTCGGAAACCTTGATCAGGCTCTTGCCTCCACAATCAAATCACTCGAGCTCAAACCTGACAACCACAATGCCCACATGAACCTGGGCTGGATCTACAAAGATCTCGGCAACCTCGATCAGGCGCTTGCATCCACTCTCAAATCTCTAGAACTCAAGCCTGAGGGATCCGAAGCATTATGCAAACTTGGACTTATCAAAATGGCGCTTGGACAGACCAAAGAAGCCAAAAGAGATTTACTGAATTCAATCAAATGCAATGAACAAGAATGCGAAGCACACCATGCATTAAGCACATTGCTAGAAACAACAGAAGAAGCAGAAGAATTGATTGAGATCATGAAATCAGTCAAAACATCGGTCCTGACTCCGCTGAAAAGAGCATTTGCCGAATTCGCACAATCTAACTGTTTCCATAAAATCAAAAACCATGACCAAGCCTCTAAACACTTAGTATTAGCAAATAAATATAAATTAATAACATCCCCTTCCAATGCCGATTCTCTTCTTGAAAAAATAGCACTGAGCGTTTCACAAATCGAGTCTACGAAAACAACTAATAGAAATGCGAATAGCGGCAAGGGCAGGATTTTTATTGTTGGCATGCCCAGAAGCGGCTCGACCCTGCTAGAAACAATATTGAGTATGAATCCAGAAAACAAAGACTTAGGCGAAAGCAGATCCCTGGAGAAAGCGATTGCGAAAGCGAAACAACAACAACAATCATGTAACAGCAATCATCAAAACATAGACGAGTATTACTCAAAACTTGAGCCCATCAACAACACCCAGCACAAATATACAACAGACAAACAGCTATATAATTTTATTCACATCAATTGGATTGCAAATCACATGCCCGCTGCCAAGATTATTCACTGCCGCAGAAATCCAATGGACAATATCCTTTCAATGCATAGAAGCAATTTAATGGCTGGAAATAATTTCACAGCAAACCTGGAAGACTCAGCCAAAGTACTTGTAGCTCATGAGAAAGCTATGCAAATTCAGAAAAATAGGTATCCTAAAAAAATATTTACCTTTGACTACGACCAATTTGTCAACGCACCCGAGGACAACCTTCGGAAACTT containing:
- a CDS encoding tetratricopeptide repeat protein codes for the protein MMAGFGNSNPNTKKQKIPKNGPQLLEAAIGAHKTGDITKAEALYLNAINSGFHHEIAFSNLGIIYKNTGRKEKALTIYKRAVAKNPNFADAYTNLGNLYKDLGNLDQALTSTLKSLELNPDNPTALINLGSIYKDLGNLDRALASTLKSLELNPDNPSALMNLGGIYKNLGNLDQALTSTLKSLELNPDNPSAHMNLGGIYKDLGNLDQALASTIKSLELKPDNHNAHMNLGWIYKDLGNLDQALASTLKSLELKPEGSEALCKLGLIKMALGQTKEAKRDLLNSIKCNEQECEAHHALSTLLETTEEAEELIEIMKSVKTSVLTPLKRAFAEFAQSNCFHKIKNHDQASKHLVLANKYKLITSPSNADSLLEKIALSVSQIESTKTTNRNANSGKGRIFIVGMPRSGSTLLETILSMNPENKDLGESRSLEKAIAKAKQQQQSCNSNHQNIDEYYSKLEPINNTQHKYTTDKQLYNFIHINWIANHMPAAKIIHCRRNPMDNILSMHRSNLMAGNNFTANLEDSAKVLVAHEKAMQIQKNRYPKKIFTFDYDQFVNAPEDNLRKLLGWLDLEFDNNYLHPEKSTRIVNTASVMQARKPISNKSVGGWKNYETLLKPAFKIIQESGVKIG
- a CDS encoding phospholipase D-like domain-containing protein, giving the protein MEAWLIEAIDGATEEVLVAVQELSLPRVAQALIAAKHRGVLVQVILENNYRQAWSQQRPSRLNQRERQRWHQLNRLADSDRNGTTTADEVFQGDAVALLQAANIPLIDDTEDGSSGSGLMHHKLLVIDQTTVITGSANLTSSGLHGDAGRPSSRGNVNHLLRVNSPELALVFRQEFTQMRGDGPGGKQDSRFGLQKAKGSVQTVKVGDIRMDVLFSPHPRRDSNHGLNLLAEQLKAAKKSLDMALFVFSAQQLTNVLREQMKRGIEIRLVADPGFASRPFSEVLDLLGVSLPDHTCKVEAGNQPLEQALQGVGTPRLARGDKLHHKFAVIDKKRVITGSFNWSPSAAHTNDETLLVIHSPQLAKHFTREMDRLWESAELGITPHIQRKLEHQKIRCGDGVERG